In one Butyrivibrio proteoclasticus B316 genomic region, the following are encoded:
- a CDS encoding GH36-type glycosyl hydrolase domain-containing protein, with protein sequence MKYGFFDDAALEYVITTPKTPLPWINYLGNKEFFSLISNTCGGYTFYKDAKLLRLTRYRYNNVPYDNNGKYFYIKDNTDSACSVVWNPGWQPVKTTLDQYECRHGLGYSTFTSSKNNVEAKVLTFVPMNDNCEISKVTITNNKETAAKLSLFSYVEWCLWNADDDMKNFQRNLSTGEVEVTDGGSTIYHKTEYRERRNHYAIYSVNSAVDGFDTSRDAFLGAYNGPDSPDVVAEGKCTNSVASGWSPIASHQINIDLAAGESKTFIFVLGYIENPEDDKWEAPGVVNKKPALKMLEAYKTEAAVDAALVELKNYWKELLSNYHISSSNEKVDRMVNIWNQYQCMVTFNMSRSASYYESGIGRGMGFRDSCQDLLGFVHLIPDRARQRIIDIASTQFQDGSAYHQYQPLTKKGNSDIGSGFNDDPLWLIAGTSAYVRETGDLSILKEMVPFDNDMSVAKTLMGHLKCSFDFTATHKGPHGLPLIGRADWNDCLNLNCFSEHPGESFQTFGPSEGPVAESVFIAGMFVKYGEEYAQLAELLGDDAEAKRAREEIAKVYQAAITAGWDGEWFVRAYDAYSNKVGSKECEEGQIYIEPQGFCVLAGIGVKEGLAEKALKSVEERLDTKYGVMILQPAYTKYHLELGEVSSYPPGYKENAGIFCHNNPWVSIAETVLGHGDRAFEIYRKTCPAYIEDISEIHCTEPYVYSQMVAGRDAKFFGQGKNSWLTGTAAWTFVNISQYILGVYPTHNGLSINPCVPADFGDFEITRKYRDAVYHISVKQNGVQKGIKKLTVNGKEVSGNVIPYESGVKEYTVVAEMG encoded by the coding sequence ATGAAATACGGCTTCTTTGATGATGCAGCCCTTGAGTATGTCATCACCACACCCAAGACTCCATTGCCATGGATCAACTACCTCGGCAACAAAGAGTTCTTTTCACTGATATCCAACACATGTGGTGGATACACATTTTACAAGGACGCCAAACTGCTGAGACTCACCAGATATCGTTATAACAACGTTCCGTACGATAATAATGGTAAGTACTTCTACATTAAGGACAACACAGATTCCGCCTGCAGCGTAGTATGGAATCCGGGTTGGCAGCCAGTCAAGACAACACTTGACCAGTATGAGTGTCGTCACGGACTTGGATACAGCACATTTACATCCAGCAAGAACAACGTGGAAGCTAAAGTTCTCACCTTTGTTCCTATGAATGATAACTGTGAGATTTCCAAGGTTACTATTACCAATAATAAAGAAACCGCAGCTAAGTTATCTCTTTTCTCATATGTTGAGTGGTGTCTCTGGAACGCAGATGACGACATGAAGAACTTCCAGAGAAATCTCAGCACAGGTGAAGTAGAAGTTACAGATGGTGGTTCTACTATCTACCACAAAACTGAGTACAGAGAGAGACGTAACCACTACGCTATTTACAGTGTCAACTCTGCAGTTGATGGTTTTGATACCAGCAGAGATGCTTTCCTTGGTGCATACAACGGGCCAGACAGCCCGGATGTAGTTGCTGAAGGCAAGTGCACTAATTCTGTAGCAAGCGGCTGGTCACCTATCGCTTCTCACCAGATCAACATTGATCTTGCAGCCGGCGAGTCCAAGACTTTCATCTTCGTTCTTGGTTATATCGAGAATCCCGAGGATGACAAGTGGGAAGCTCCGGGTGTAGTTAACAAGAAACCTGCTCTTAAGATGCTCGAAGCATACAAGACAGAGGCTGCTGTAGATGCTGCACTTGTAGAACTCAAGAACTATTGGAAAGAGCTTCTTTCCAATTATCACATTTCATCTTCTAATGAGAAGGTTGATCGTATGGTCAACATTTGGAACCAGTACCAGTGCATGGTTACATTCAACATGTCACGTTCTGCTTCCTACTATGAGTCCGGAATCGGCCGTGGAATGGGCTTTAGAGATTCTTGCCAGGATCTTCTTGGATTCGTTCATCTTATTCCTGACAGAGCAAGACAGCGTATCATCGATATCGCTTCTACTCAGTTCCAGGATGGTAGCGCATACCACCAGTATCAGCCACTTACCAAGAAAGGTAACTCTGATATCGGATCAGGCTTTAACGATGATCCTTTATGGCTCATAGCAGGTACAAGCGCATATGTAAGAGAGACAGGAGATCTTTCCATCTTAAAAGAGATGGTTCCTTTCGATAATGATATGAGCGTAGCCAAGACTCTTATGGGACACCTCAAGTGCTCATTTGATTTCACAGCTACTCACAAGGGTCCTCACGGACTTCCTCTTATCGGACGTGCTGACTGGAACGACTGCCTTAACCTCAACTGCTTCTCAGAGCACCCGGGTGAATCATTCCAGACTTTCGGACCTTCTGAGGGACCTGTTGCTGAATCAGTATTCATCGCCGGTATGTTTGTTAAGTATGGTGAGGAGTACGCTCAGCTTGCTGAACTTCTCGGAGATGATGCTGAAGCCAAGAGAGCACGTGAAGAAATTGCCAAAGTTTATCAGGCAGCTATCACAGCCGGATGGGACGGCGAATGGTTTGTTCGTGCTTATGATGCATATTCCAACAAGGTTGGATCAAAAGAGTGTGAAGAAGGCCAGATCTACATCGAGCCACAGGGCTTCTGCGTTCTTGCAGGAATCGGTGTAAAAGAAGGTCTTGCTGAGAAGGCTCTTAAGAGCGTTGAGGAAAGACTTGATACCAAGTATGGTGTTATGATCCTCCAGCCTGCTTACACCAAGTACCATCTTGAACTCGGCGAAGTTTCTTCATATCCACCGGGATACAAGGAAAACGCTGGTATTTTCTGTCACAACAACCCTTGGGTTTCTATCGCAGAAACAGTTCTTGGTCATGGAGACAGAGCTTTTGAAATATACAGAAAAACATGTCCTGCTTACATCGAAGATATAAGCGAAATCCACTGCACAGAGCCATACGTATATTCACAGATGGTTGCAGGAAGAGATGCCAAGTTCTTTGGACAGGGCAAGAACAGCTGGCTCACAGGTACAGCAGCTTGGACCTTTGTAAATATTTCCCAGTACATTCTGGGTGTATATCCTACACACAACGGTCTGTCAATCAATCCTTGTGTACCTGCTGATTTTGGTGATTTTGAGATCACAAGAAAATATCGTGATGCAGTTTACCACATCAGTGTTAAGCAGAATGGTGTCCAGAAAGGCATCAAGAAGCTCACTGTTAACGGAAAAGAAGTTTCAGGAAACGTTATTCCTTACGAGTCCGGTGTCAAGGAATATACTGTTGTCGCTGAAATGGGCTGA
- a CDS encoding murein hydrolase activator EnvC family protein: MGKVAKPKKHRHKRHYTFMIISGDSDGSTKRLHLNHFKTQLLAYTCFAIALAIICYIIYTAITINTLREIELEQKASIEALLSENDELSTANDKLQTENEQLSAAINKRIEDEHVVAEEAEALAVPSGFPLSGTASMTSAVDDTNSTSITEITDENKDTATGNPIVVFSAGEGSNVIASGSGTVTTVTSDAKFGYVISIDHGNGYVSIYRNSGNPLVSEGAVIDKGDILFVVDENNTSLGYQIKQDDNYIDPVTLIEING, encoded by the coding sequence ATGGGAAAAGTAGCAAAGCCTAAAAAGCACAGGCATAAACGGCATTATACTTTTATGATAATCTCGGGGGATTCTGACGGCAGTACAAAGCGCTTACACCTAAACCACTTCAAGACACAGCTTTTGGCGTATACCTGCTTTGCAATCGCTCTTGCAATTATCTGCTATATCATCTATACAGCAATTACCATAAATACTCTGAGAGAAATAGAACTTGAGCAGAAAGCCAGTATCGAAGCGCTTCTGTCTGAAAATGACGAGCTCTCTACTGCCAACGACAAGCTCCAGACAGAAAACGAGCAGCTCTCAGCCGCGATCAACAAGCGAATCGAGGATGAGCATGTTGTTGCAGAGGAGGCAGAGGCACTTGCAGTACCTTCCGGTTTTCCTCTTTCAGGAACAGCTTCTATGACAAGTGCTGTAGATGATACCAATTCTACTTCTATTACAGAAATCACTGACGAGAACAAGGATACCGCTACAGGAAATCCAATTGTAGTATTCAGTGCCGGTGAAGGCAGCAATGTCATCGCATCAGGTTCCGGTACAGTTACAACAGTTACAAGTGATGCCAAATTTGGCTACGTTATATCTATTGATCATGGAAACGGCTACGTTTCTATATATAGAAATTCAGGTAACCCCCTTGTTTCTGAGGGCGCTGTCATCGATAAAGGCGACATTTTGTTTGTAGTTGATGAGAACAACACTTCTCTTGGTTACCAAATCAAACAGGATGATAATTACATCGATCCTGTAACACTAATTGAGATTAACGGATAA
- a CDS encoding bactofilin family protein has translation MFGSKKDTTLDPSMEQVGTIIGPGAIIDGPLSTKDSARIDGTVNGNVTINGALIVGQDAKITGTVSCLNAYIAGEVNGNISSPKGKVEISDTGKVIGDVTCKGIIIDENAVFQGKCDMTNIDKSSATVAKERAAADKASDDSKPAEEKTNDNSQKEANK, from the coding sequence ATGTTTGGAAGCAAAAAAGATACCACCCTTGATCCATCTATGGAACAGGTTGGAACCATCATCGGCCCCGGTGCAATTATCGACGGACCTCTTTCTACCAAGGATTCAGCCAGAATTGATGGTACTGTAAATGGTAACGTAACTATTAACGGCGCTCTGATTGTCGGACAAGATGCCAAGATCACAGGTACTGTTTCCTGCCTGAACGCTTATATCGCCGGTGAGGTTAACGGAAATATTTCCTCTCCCAAGGGCAAGGTTGAGATCAGTGATACCGGTAAAGTTATCGGAGATGTTACCTGCAAGGGTATTATCATTGATGAAAATGCAGTCTTTCAGGGCAAGTGTGATATGACAAACATTGATAAGAGTTCTGCTACTGTTGCCAAGGAAAGAGCTGCAGCAGATAAAGCTTCTGATGACAGTAAGCCTGCAGAAGAAAAGACAAACGACAACTCACAAAAAGAAGCCAACAAATAA
- a CDS encoding YerC/YecD family TrpR-related protein, with amino-acid sequence MNKKIRTDAVDHLFNAILCLQNKEECYSFFEDLCTVNELLSLSQRFEVASMLRDRKTYLEIAEKTGASTATISRVNRSLNYGDDGYELVFERMQD; translated from the coding sequence ATGAATAAGAAAATTAGAACAGATGCTGTTGATCACCTGTTTAATGCAATACTTTGCCTCCAGAATAAAGAGGAGTGTTATAGTTTTTTTGAAGACTTATGTACTGTTAATGAACTCTTATCTCTTTCACAGAGATTTGAAGTTGCGTCTATGCTGAGAGATCGTAAGACATACCTGGAAATAGCAGAGAAGACTGGTGCTTCTACAGCTACAATCAGTAGAGTTAACAGATCACTTAACTATGGTGATGACGGATACGAGCTTGTATTTGAGAGAATGCAGGACTGA
- a CDS encoding cold-shock protein yields the protein MNKGTVKWFNNQKGYGFISDEAGNDVFVHYSGLNMEGFKSLEEGASVEYDVIQGEKGPQAVNVNKL from the coding sequence ATGAACAAAGGTACTGTTAAGTGGTTCAACAACCAGAAGGGTTACGGCTTCATCTCAGACGAGGCTGGAAATGATGTATTCGTACATTATTCAGGACTCAACATGGAAGGTTTCAAGTCTCTCGAAGAGGGCGCTTCTGTAGAGTATGATGTAATCCAGGGCGAAAAGGGACCTCAGGCCGTAAACGTAAACAAGCTTTGA
- the hisA gene encoding phosphoribosylformimino-5-aminoimidazole carboxamide ribotide isomerase: MRFRPCIDIHNGKVKQIVGSSLVDTGDQAKENFASAKGADFYARMYREKGLSGGHIILLNPAESPYYEVTKRQAIAALTATPGLLQIGGGITADNAQEFLDYGASHVIVTSYVFKNGKINYTNLKKLVKAVGKEKIVLDLSCKADENGRYKIVTDRWQKMTDVELCAETLDALAEYCDEFLVHAADVEGKQGGIEEKVANILGNWGKIPVTYAGGVHSLKDIDKIRKAGKGKIDVTVGSALDIFGGNLEMDDVITSCG; this comes from the coding sequence ATGAGGTTCAGACCTTGTATTGACATACATAATGGAAAAGTTAAACAGATAGTTGGCAGCAGCCTTGTGGATACAGGTGATCAGGCAAAAGAGAATTTTGCATCCGCCAAGGGCGCTGATTTTTATGCAAGAATGTACAGAGAAAAGGGCTTAAGCGGAGGACATATCATTTTGTTAAATCCGGCTGAAAGCCCTTATTATGAAGTAACAAAGAGGCAGGCAATAGCTGCTCTTACTGCGACTCCGGGACTTCTTCAGATAGGAGGAGGCATAACGGCGGATAATGCGCAGGAGTTTCTTGATTATGGAGCGTCACATGTCATTGTTACCTCATATGTGTTTAAAAATGGCAAGATAAACTATACAAATCTCAAAAAGCTTGTAAAGGCTGTTGGTAAAGAAAAGATAGTTTTGGATCTATCCTGTAAGGCTGATGAGAATGGCAGATACAAGATTGTGACAGACAGATGGCAGAAGATGACTGATGTTGAGCTATGTGCGGAAACATTGGATGCTTTGGCTGAGTACTGTGATGAGTTTCTGGTTCATGCGGCTGATGTTGAAGGAAAGCAAGGCGGTATTGAAGAAAAAGTGGCCAATATCCTGGGAAACTGGGGGAAAATACCTGTAACCTATGCAGGCGGAGTACATTCACTTAAAGATATCGATAAGATCAGAAAAGCTGGAAAAGGAAAGATAGATGTCACCGTGGGAAGTGCACTTGATATATTCGGTGGAAATCTAGAGATGGATGATGTAATTACCTCTTGTGGGTAA
- the dapB gene encoding 4-hydroxy-tetrahydrodipicolinate reductase: protein MTKMIMHGCNGRMGHVIVDLVKEDADIEVVAGVDAYGESNYDFPVFKSLSDCNVAADVIVDFSNASAVDGLLDYAVSVNTPVVLCSTGLSEEQLNKVKEASSKIAILRSANMSVGINALLKVLKDVAPLFAEAGFDIEIVEKHHNQKLDAPSGTAIALADAINDSFEDKYEYTYDRSQRREKRRQKEIGISAVRGGTIVGDHDVIFAGLDEVVTLSHRAYSRAIFGKGAIQAAKFLGGKSAGMYDMADVLA from the coding sequence ATGACAAAAATGATAATGCACGGCTGCAATGGCCGTATGGGACATGTAATTGTTGACCTTGTTAAAGAGGATGCTGATATCGAAGTTGTTGCAGGCGTAGACGCTTATGGCGAGAGTAATTATGATTTTCCTGTATTTAAGAGCCTGTCTGATTGTAATGTGGCAGCAGATGTTATTGTGGATTTTTCTAATGCATCAGCTGTAGACGGCCTTCTTGACTACGCAGTGTCAGTTAATACACCGGTTGTTCTCTGCTCAACAGGTCTTTCAGAAGAGCAGCTTAATAAGGTAAAAGAGGCGTCTTCCAAGATTGCAATCCTCAGATCTGCGAACATGTCAGTTGGAATAAATGCGCTTCTCAAGGTGCTTAAGGATGTTGCTCCTCTTTTTGCCGAGGCCGGATTTGATATAGAGATAGTTGAAAAGCACCATAATCAGAAGCTTGATGCTCCAAGTGGAACAGCTATTGCACTTGCTGATGCTATCAATGATTCTTTTGAGGATAAATATGAGTATACCTATGACAGAAGTCAGCGCAGAGAAAAACGCCGTCAGAAAGAAATTGGCATTTCTGCAGTCAGAGGTGGAACAATTGTTGGTGATCATGATGTAATATTTGCCGGTCTTGATGAAGTTGTTACACTTTCTCACAGGGCATATTCAAGGGCAATTTTTGGCAAGGGCGCTATTCAGGCAGCCAAATTCCTTGGCGGCAAGAGTGCCGGAATGTATGATATGGCTGATGTTCTCGCGTAA
- the dapA gene encoding 4-hydroxy-tetrahydrodipicolinate synthase, with the protein MAIFKGAGVAIATPFNQDGSVNYDEFERLIEFQIANGTDAIIVCGTTGEAATMSEKEHMDVVKFCIDKVNKRIPVIAGTGSNCTQTAIELSALAEEYGADGVLCVTPYYNKATQDGLYAHFSAIADAISIPIILYNVPSRTGCNILPETAVRLCRDKKNIVGIKDATGNIAQTSRMMQLAEGCIDLYSGNDDEIVPIMSLGGLGVISVLSNVAPQQTHEICQKCLDGDFAAARELQFKAIPLVKALFSEVNPIPVKSALKMIGIEAGPLRLPLTEMEDGHKKVLEDEMRSFGLIK; encoded by the coding sequence ATGGCAATATTTAAGGGAGCAGGAGTAGCAATTGCAACACCATTTAATCAGGACGGATCTGTTAACTATGACGAGTTTGAAAGACTTATCGAGTTTCAGATTGCAAACGGAACGGATGCTATAATTGTCTGCGGAACAACAGGCGAAGCAGCAACAATGTCAGAAAAAGAGCACATGGACGTTGTTAAGTTCTGCATTGATAAAGTAAACAAGAGAATTCCTGTAATTGCAGGAACAGGATCAAATTGTACACAGACAGCTATTGAACTCTCTGCGCTTGCAGAAGAATATGGTGCTGATGGAGTTCTTTGTGTAACACCATATTATAATAAGGCAACACAGGACGGACTTTATGCTCACTTTAGCGCAATCGCTGATGCTATCAGCATACCGATCATCCTCTATAATGTGCCTAGCAGAACAGGATGCAATATCCTCCCTGAGACAGCAGTCAGACTTTGCCGTGATAAAAAGAATATAGTTGGCATCAAGGATGCAACAGGAAATATTGCTCAGACATCCAGAATGATGCAGCTTGCAGAGGGATGCATAGATCTTTATTCAGGAAATGATGATGAAATCGTTCCTATCATGTCTCTTGGTGGACTTGGAGTAATTTCAGTTCTTTCTAACGTTGCTCCACAGCAGACACATGAAATATGCCAGAAGTGTCTAGATGGCGATTTTGCAGCAGCAAGAGAGCTTCAGTTTAAAGCTATTCCGCTTGTGAAGGCTCTTTTCTCAGAGGTTAATCCTATTCCTGTTAAGAGCGCACTTAAGATGATTGGTATAGAGGCAGGTCCTCTCAGACTTCCTCTTACTGAGATGGAAGATGGCCACAAAAAAGTACTTGAAGATGAAATGAGAAGCTTTGGTCTTATAAAGTAA
- a CDS encoding metallopeptidase TldD-related protein produces MTDKIIELLKQSGADAWSVTDKITEGWEFYFIKHQLDQNRVRDVEHITVEVFKKLEDGKFIGKASEEIAPTASVEEAKKIIDALCVRATFAPNPYYELNKEKVEVENKSIDVPKMAQDFIEALQQVPETSGEDINSYEIFAESNKKRYVNSEGIDVTVTYPKSMVEVVVNARNKEHEIELYRMYEAGTCDKDHLVKEISNTLKFGKDRLDTKPTPNLSKATVIFSTNDVEQIFKWAALNLHAAYKYMGYSKWELGKEVLEDVKGDKITIKAVKELPNSSENYAIDAEGAAFKDMYLVKDNVPKCYWGDAQFRYYLGVKDSYIVGNFTAEGGELTEKELRSGSYLEPVEFSDFSVNPITGEIAGEIRLAYLHDGNSVTAVSGGSVSGNLNELMKNVRFSKELKQYNNVVVPSVVKLENVTIAGAE; encoded by the coding sequence ATGACAGATAAGATTATTGAATTATTAAAGCAGTCCGGTGCTGATGCCTGGAGTGTTACAGATAAGATTACAGAAGGCTGGGAGTTTTATTTTATTAAGCACCAGCTGGATCAGAACAGAGTTCGTGATGTAGAACATATTACAGTAGAAGTCTTCAAAAAACTTGAGGATGGAAAGTTTATCGGAAAAGCTTCTGAGGAAATTGCCCCAACTGCTTCAGTAGAGGAAGCTAAAAAGATTATTGATGCTCTGTGCGTAAGAGCTACTTTTGCTCCAAACCCTTATTATGAGCTGAACAAAGAGAAGGTAGAGGTTGAAAACAAGTCTATCGACGTTCCTAAGATGGCACAGGATTTCATTGAAGCCCTGCAGCAGGTTCCTGAGACATCAGGTGAGGATATTAACTCCTATGAGATATTTGCTGAGAGCAATAAGAAAAGATATGTAAACTCTGAGGGAATTGATGTTACGGTTACTTATCCTAAGTCAATGGTTGAAGTAGTTGTAAATGCCAGAAACAAGGAGCATGAGATTGAGCTTTACCGCATGTACGAAGCTGGAACCTGTGACAAGGATCATCTGGTAAAAGAGATTTCAAATACCCTTAAGTTTGGTAAAGACAGACTGGATACAAAGCCTACTCCAAATCTTTCAAAGGCAACAGTTATTTTTTCTACAAACGATGTCGAGCAGATCTTTAAGTGGGCTGCACTGAATTTGCACGCAGCATACAAATATATGGGTTACTCAAAGTGGGAACTTGGTAAGGAAGTCTTGGAGGACGTAAAGGGAGACAAAATTACTATCAAGGCAGTGAAAGAACTTCCAAACTCTTCCGAAAACTATGCGATAGATGCAGAAGGTGCTGCTTTCAAAGATATGTATCTTGTTAAAGACAATGTGCCAAAATGCTATTGGGGCGATGCACAGTTCCGTTATTATCTTGGCGTAAAAGATTCCTACATCGTAGGTAACTTTACAGCAGAGGGTGGCGAGCTTACTGAAAAGGAGCTTAGAAGCGGCAGTTATCTTGAACCGGTTGAGTTCTCTGACTTTAGTGTTAATCCTATAACCGGAGAAATTGCCGGAGAAATCCGTCTTGCATATCTTCACGATGGAAACAGTGTAACAGCAGTGAGTGGCGGTTCTGTATCAGGAAATCTTAATGAACTTATGAAGAACGTAAGATTTTCAAAAGAACTAAAACAGTATAACAATGTCGTTGTTCCATCAGTTGTTAAGCTTGAAAATGTTACAATTGCAGGAGCAGAGTAA
- a CDS encoding TldD/PmbA family protein, whose protein sequence is MKAKFSEYLSSIAPGIKQLIAELGKSYDYVSVLSTDSVGFSMTASQRVKSISAKTLMVERGNVVRVYKDGLYSEYSFNLFDSENAAEKAGKIKEVLDKQLAVLKATQTEVYNTEKLTDEPQELFVEMETTDLPEEADLDALIRRFKEISDKGAAISEEIIDCNVRGESTHVSKMFLTANKDLRQSYVQSTGSVVMFGSRNGKTDNGYQAISDREGPAIFDGLEDLIDKSYRELNDCLGAEHVVPGEYDVVTSPEVSGLIAHEAFGHGVEMDMFVKNRALGQEYIDKRVGSDLVSMHEGALVCKDTSSYAFDDEGTPAGDVLEIDKGILKTGVCDALAALRLGTKPTGNGKRENFEHKVYTRMTNTMFDSGNSTKEEMIASIKKGYLLEGFNSGMEDPKHWGIQCIISRGYEIIDGKLTGKVVAPLVLTGYVPDLLNSISMASTDYESFGSGMCGKGHKEWVKTADGGPYLKCRVRLG, encoded by the coding sequence ATGAAAGCAAAGTTTTCAGAGTATTTAAGCTCTATTGCTCCAGGCATCAAGCAGCTGATTGCTGAGCTTGGAAAGAGCTATGATTATGTCAGTGTTCTTTCTACAGATTCTGTAGGATTTAGCATGACGGCCTCCCAGAGGGTTAAGAGCATAAGCGCAAAAACACTTATGGTGGAGAGGGGAAACGTTGTAAGAGTTTATAAAGATGGTCTTTACAGCGAATATTCTTTTAACTTGTTTGATTCTGAGAATGCGGCAGAAAAGGCTGGCAAGATCAAGGAAGTTCTTGATAAGCAGCTTGCAGTATTAAAGGCAACACAGACAGAAGTTTATAACACAGAGAAGCTCACTGATGAGCCTCAGGAGCTCTTTGTTGAGATGGAGACCACAGATCTTCCGGAGGAAGCAGATCTTGATGCACTTATCAGGAGATTCAAGGAAATTAGTGATAAGGGAGCTGCTATTTCAGAAGAAATCATAGACTGTAATGTAAGAGGCGAATCAACTCACGTTAGCAAGATGTTCCTTACAGCCAATAAGGACCTTCGACAGAGCTATGTCCAGTCTACAGGCTCAGTTGTTATGTTTGGATCCAGAAATGGTAAGACAGATAACGGTTATCAGGCAATCTCTGACAGAGAAGGACCTGCTATTTTTGATGGCCTTGAAGATCTGATTGATAAATCATACAGGGAACTTAATGATTGTCTTGGTGCAGAGCACGTTGTTCCAGGTGAGTATGACGTTGTCACATCTCCTGAGGTTTCAGGGCTTATTGCTCACGAAGCCTTTGGACACGGTGTTGAGATGGATATGTTTGTTAAAAACAGAGCGCTTGGCCAGGAATATATTGATAAGCGCGTAGGATCTGACCTTGTTTCAATGCACGAAGGAGCGCTCGTATGTAAGGATACTTCAAGCTATGCCTTTGATGATGAGGGAACTCCTGCCGGGGACGTATTGGAAATTGATAAGGGTATCCTTAAGACCGGTGTATGTGATGCTCTTGCAGCCCTCCGTCTTGGCACAAAGCCAACAGGAAATGGAAAGAGAGAGAACTTTGAGCATAAAGTTTATACCAGAATGACAAACACTATGTTTGACAGCGGAAACAGCACCAAGGAAGAGATGATTGCTTCTATCAAGAAGGGATATCTTTTGGAGGGATTTAATTCTGGAATGGAGGATCCTAAGCACTGGGGAATTCAGTGTATCATTTCAAGAGGCTATGAAATTATTGATGGCAAGCTGACAGGCAAGGTTGTTGCTCCACTTGTACTTACAGGTTATGTTCCGGATCTTCTTAACTCTATTTCCATGGCAAGTACTGATTATGAATCATTTGGAAGTGGAATGTGTGGTAAAGGCCATAAGGAATGGGTTAAAACTGCAGATGGTGGCCCATATCTTAAGTGTAGAGTAAGACTTGGCTAA